A portion of the Scleropages formosus chromosome 13, fSclFor1.1, whole genome shotgun sequence genome contains these proteins:
- the tsc22d3 gene encoding TSC22 domain family protein 3 isoform X2 translates to MSTEMFKSPMEVAVYQLHNYSISFFSSLLGGDVVSVKLDNSASGASVVAIDNKIEQAMDLVKNHLMYAVREEVEILKEQIKELAEKNNQLERENSLLKNLASPEQLEKFQSRLPSDDTPLPESPSEGSGEQAASRSTGSAV, encoded by the exons ATGAGCACGGAGATGTTCAAATCGCCCATGGAGGTGGCTGTCTACCAGCTTCACAACTactccatctccttcttctcGTCGCTGCTCGGAGGGGACGTGGTGTCTGTAAAACTCGACAACAG TGCCTCCGGCGCGAGCGTCGTAGCCATTGACAACAAGATAGAACAAGCAATG GATCTGGTGAAGAACCACCTGATGTATGCAGTCAGAGAGGAGGTGGAGATCCTGAAGGAGCAAATCAAGGAGCTGGCAGAGAAGAACAATCAGCTGGAGCGTGAGAACAGCCTGCTGAAGAACCTGGCTAGCCCTGAACAGCTGGAGAAGTTCCAGTCCCGTTTGCCCTCAGATGACACCCCGCTGCCGGAGAGCCCATCGGAAGGCTCGGGCGAACAGGCAGCCTCTCGGAGTACAGGTTCTGCTGTGTAA